GTCAATTGGATTATCTCCCCGCTTGGGTTCATCAATATTTTCACTATTGTTGCCCTCGCAGAAGGAAAAGGTCAAAATAAAAAAGATGGCAGTAGTAAGTCTCATCATGGTATTAATCTTTGGGCGCAGCTCAAATATAAAATATATTTTATTTAATAACGAAGATTATTATTCAGTATAGTGCTACCGGCCTTCATCAAAAGCTTTTTAAATCATGCAATAAAAATCTATAAGCCGGAAGGATATGTATTTTGGTTTCCGCTTTTTTAATTTCCTCATATAAATCGAAAGTAATTATATACCCTTGCCTAGCATCCAATACCTGCGAAGCTTTAAGCAGTCCATTAATTTCCCTGTTTTTTGTATCGTTATCATAAAATGTATAGCTTACCTGGATCGGTATAAATCCATCACTGATTTTCATAATGAAGTCACATTCTTTCAAAGATTTAAAGAAAAAAACCTCATATCCGTTTTTCTGAATTTCAAGCGCTATAAGATTTTCCAAAAGTTTACCGTAATCATTAGACAAATTATAATTAACAGATGAGATCAAGCCATTATCTACAATATAAGCTTTTTTATCATATTGTTCCCGAGGTATTTGGGAATAATCAAATTTATTTACCAGTCGAACGAGAAAAATATCACTCACCTGGTCAAGGAACTGATATAAAGAATTTTTGCCAATGGTATACTTATTAGATTTTAATTCGTTATATATTCTGTTAATGGATAATGGTTTAGTAATATTAGCAATCACCTTCTTGATAAAATATTTTAAAACATGAGGATCACTTATGGAAAACCTCTCAATTAAATCTCTATAAATCATTACATTAAAATATTCCTGAAGGACCTTTGTCTTTAAGGTTGATTCCATATTAACCAACTCAGGGAATCCTCCCCAAATTAAGAAATTATCAAATGCATTAATTATTAACGCTTTATTCTGGACATTATAAATATCCTTTTCAATGGAAAGAAAAGATAAGAATTCACTGAAACTTAATGGAAATAAAATATAACTAATAG
This portion of the Bacteroidales bacterium genome encodes:
- a CDS encoding ATP-binding protein, which encodes MKEILKEIIRTNQNRDFSDIRSRDLRIPINAGKIITLIGPRRSGKSSLLQFTIKELLRNGTKKDNILFINFEDERLNFDQSNLDLIIQAYRELYPDNNIENCYFFFDEIQNAEGWDRFISRIFENISKNIFLTGSNAKFLSAEISTVLRGRAISYILFPLSFSEFLSFLSIEKDIYNVQNKALIINAFDNFLIWGGFPELVNMESTLKTKVLQEYFNVMIYRDLIERFSISDPHVLKYFIKKVIANITKPLSINRIYNELKSNKYTIGKNSLYQFLDQVSDIFLVRLVNKFDYSQIPREQYDKKAYIVDNGLISSVNYNLSNDYGKLLENLIALEIQKNGYEVFFFKSLKECDFIMKISDGFIPIQVSYTFYDNDTKNREINGLLKASQVLDARQGYIITFDLYEEIKKAETKIHILPAYRFLLHDLKSF